The window ATTaagcagtagcagtagcagtagcagtgCAGCGATCGGATTCCCATGGAGGACACACAGCTCTTGCCACCCGACTGCGGTCCCCACTCCGCAAGCAGCAAACGCTTGCGATCGAGCGAGTTCTCCTTTTCTTCAGCCCCACTCCTCGTCTCGCCAAGCAGcgcaggagggggggggggggggttcgcTTTGTATGAGCCACCAATAGTTGTAAGATTCTGAGCAAGTTTTGTGCTTGTACGTTTTGCAAAAGACAACACGATGGGGTGGCATCTCCAAATCACATTTGTTACTGTCAGAATGATGCTATCTTCTCCCAGGCGGAAGAATCCGAGGCGCGATCGAACACCTGCTCATGGAAGCTCACAAGACGGGTATCATGTGACGTGTGTTCGTGAACTGATGTGCcaaggctgatgagtcagcacggccggGTCCACGGATCGATGTCGAGAGTCTTTGGTCGATTGAGCTGGTTGTCGTGGTCGGTCGAGCCCTTGCGATGAGGTGTCGACGTCGGGATGTTGATCAGCGTCTCTCGGTTCGGACGTCGGTTAGTGGCTCATCGTCTGGACGCTGGTCGACGACTCTAACGTCGGAATGCTTGTGGCTCGAGGGTGGTCACTTTCCTGCAAGAATGGCCTTCATCGGGTGATTGCCGATTGTGGCCCCTCTGACGAGTAAGTCAGTGGTGCGTTGATCTGCTCTTTTGCCTCTCCTTGGGTCGGATGCCGACCCGGGAGGTTTTTATACTATTATACGAGGGTCAACAGTATTATACACGGGTTTGGCGTGGTGACCGATCCTCGAGAAGTGAGATGGTACTTTCGTGCGGTCGCCATCCCGGGGCGTGCGGAACGGCGCCATACGGCACCGTCCCGGGCTTTCCAGGATGGGACATACCGAGTAACGCCTTGATACGGATTCTAGCTCGGCACGTGGGGGTGCTCCTCTTGCTGACATGGCTGTAGCGTGGCATGGTGTTGATCATGACGAGGCTTGGATCCAAAATATACATTATCACTTCTCCACCCCCCATCGAGGCGTGTCGTGGGGTCCTTGAGAGAGCGAGGGGCGCGTTTGGGTAGGAATGTCATGGTTGTGTTCATTGCTTGCAAGGGGAAGCCGAATTGGCTCATCGTGAGGCAGTTCGGGGGTGGTGCCCTGTGCTTTGGGAAGGATTTGCACCGTCGGTCGGGTGGCTAGGCCCATGCAGGATGATATTGGCGAGTCGTTGGTTAGGAGACTGAATTGTGTGAGTCGAGAGGAGATGATCTATTGGCTGAGTAACTTATCTTAGGCTCGGGCTTGTGGCTGGCGAGTCATTGGCCAAGAGATCGAACTGTGTGATCCGAGAGGAGATGACATGTTGGTCGAGTAACTGATCTTGAACTCAGGCTTGTGACTGATGAGTCACAAGTCGGAGGATCGATCAGGCGTGACTCAAATAAAGACTGgctagtcgcaagtcgggaatcgtTCTAGCgcgactaggatgaagactgggcCCATCGGCTAAGGATCTGCACTCGGGCTTAGGCTGGACTAGCGAGTCGTAAGTTAGAGGATTGATCTGGTGCGACTCAGATAAAGACTAgctagtcgcaagtcgggaaccgatctggcgcgactaggatgaagactgggcttgtgggccgagggtctgcactcgggctcaggctggactggcgagtcgcaagtcgaaggACCAATCTGGTGTGACTTGGATAAAGACTGGCTAGTAACAAGTCGAGAACTGATCTGGCgcgactaggatgaagactgggcCTGTGGGCCGAGGGTCTGCACTTAGGATTAGGCTAGATTGGCGAGTCGTAAGTCGGAGGACCGACCTAGCGCGACTTGGACAAAGACTGGCTAGTCGCAAGTCAGGAGCCGATCTGGTGTGATTAGGATGAAGACTGGGGGGCATCATTGGGTGGCGCATTGGGGTTTGCTCGGGTGCCACCGCGCCATGTGGTGCGCATGGTGGAGCGGCGCAGGGACTGGTGGGAAACTTCTTGTTCCGAATGGTTTATGGCGGGAGATTTCGGGTGACGAGATGCCTCTAGCGGGAGCTTTGAGACCGACAAATCTGGAGAATCCGAGGAGTTATGATGGGTTTTAAATGCTACGACCATCTCTCTCCTCGGGAAGCCCTAATCCCGCTCTTTATAAGCTTCTTCCAGAACAGTTGCCATCATTTTTTGCTCAGCCCTTCCTTTAGCGCTAAAAATATTGGTGAACTGGTGAGTCAGCACagcctggtccacgggtcgatgttggGAGTCTTTGGTCGGCTGAGCTGGTTGCCGTGGTCGGTCAAGCCCTTGCGATTGGGTGTCGGCGTCAGGGTGTTGATCAGCGTCTCTCGGTCCAGACGTCGGTTAGTGGCTTAACGTCTAGACGCTAGTCGACGACTCCAAGGTTGGAACGCTTGTAGCTCGAGGGTGGTAGCTTTCCTACAAGAATGACCTTTGTTGGGTGATTGTCGactgtggcccctccgacgagcaagtcagcggTGTGTTGATCTGCTCTTTTGCCTCTCCGTGGGCCAAATGCTGATCCAagatttttatactactgtacgagggtcggtcgtacacGGGTTTGACATGGTGATCGATCATCGAGAGGTGAGATGGTACCTTCGTACGGTTGTCGTCTCAGGGCACGCAAAACGATATCATACAACgccgtcccgagctttccgggatggGACATACTAAGCAATGCCTTGGTATGGATTCTGGCTCAGCGCGTGGGGGTACTCCTCTTGCTGACATGACTGTAGCGTGACATGGCGTCGATCGTGATGAGGCCTGgatccaaaatataccttatcagcaTGCATCGTTCTTATTAGAacccatgaagaagaagaagaagaagaagtcatatAAAATCATCGTCACAGGGGATCAAACAATACCATAAAGGAAACATTTACCACCCACCACCATTTCAAACATTTATAGGTGAATTAATCATTCACGCCAACCTCATGCACGAGAAATTTTCTTTCCTGATCCAGAGAAAAACAAGTATTATCACAAAGGACCGGAAACACATGCTATAACTCTCCATCTATTTTGATCGATCCcagatataaaattattattattattattattattattattattattattattattattttgttaggaTGGATTCCCTTTGAGTAGTTTTTTCCCCCTTCATTTTTTTATCCGGCAAAAGAAATCcaagaaaattttaattagatGGACTCACTCAATCTACGATTTTAGGCAAGTCCAAAGCAATAATGTATTTTATCTagttaatatcatttttaaaatattaaaaaatataattaaaaaaagaaaataaaaagaatcaGATTGGGAGTCTGACAAAATTCCCCACCGGGGATTTAATTGGAATGACGCCATGTGACATGATCCGATCGCCAGCCTGTCGCCTTGCTGGACCTGCCAGCTGTCTGCCTCCTCGTaattatgctcccaaacactgtATTAACTCTCCTTCATCCCAATTAATTAAGCTCACCATAAATAAGATTAGGACCACTCTCCCACTCGATGTCTTCGGTTAGTTCCCAAGTGGAATCTCGGTACTTGAGGATGGCCTCATCCGCTGTCATCGACGGCATGTGATCGTTTGCAGGTTAGTACCACTACTCTCTGGCCAAGGAACAGGACAGCTTTGTGGACATCGCTGCCATTGTCGGAGCTGCGAATTCAGTGATGGAGTTATTGCAGCGATCTCGTCGAGATGTCGCTCCTGGATTTGATCGAGCCTCGGTAGCATTCCGATCGACGTGCCCAACGAATGCGACCGTGACCCGACACCGTCTTCCTTTTTCTAACATCCGACATGGCGTTCTCTTTTCACCTACCGTCGCCCTGGGGCGGGTTTATCCTTTTGTTTTCTCGCCGATAGGGGTATTTTTGTCATCTAGTAATTTATCTCACATAATTTTCCCTTGCATCAAGATCACAGCCGTCGATCCGACGGATGTGACGGCCGTATTGAAGGAGGAGTAGCTTAAGATGGCCCCATGTCATCATCGCCCGTCGGCGTAAATACCGGTTTTGCCCTCCGCCGCTGCGTCAAATCCCTGTTCTATGCCCTCCTCCGATATATATTCTTTGTCCTCGAGGTCCCGACTTCTATGGTCTCGGCTGGAATTCTGGAGCTCAGATTTCCCACTCTCCGTCGTCTCCCCCGTCCGAAGATTTCTGTCGAGGAGTTGGAAATCTGCTGACGCTTCTCTGATGTCGGAAATTTAGGGTAAGATCTTCCCTTGCAGTCTTTTATTGTTTTCTTGTTTCCTTCCCCTGTTTTGGATCTTTGGAACCGACGAGTTTGTTCCCGTATTCTTGTGCGCCGCAGATTCATTAGAAATTTAGCTGGCCCCATATTGAAAAATGGCTTCTTTGTGGTCTTTTTTCCTACTGTTGTTCAATTTTCATTCTAGCCGTTTAGGTCGATGCAGTGAGATCCAGGAGGAATTTGGCTTTTTATGAATGAGGTTTTAGGGATTGGACCGATCTAAGGAAAAAAGTTGCCCCTTTTCTGCTGCTCTTTTGTATGCTGATCTTTTTTTTCATTCGAAGCTTCCCACTGTTCCATTTGTTCATGAATCGAAAATTGATTTGGAGTTGTTTTCTCCTGTGGCCGAAAGGCGAGGACCCTaagcttttgattttttttttttttggttgtttcTTTGTTTATCCGATATCAGTGATCGTGTTTGTTTGGATCTTGGTCGTTTTGCCCTTCGTTGAATTCATCTCATCATTTATTGCAACTCCGAGTTGGTAATTGATTGAGCACGAGATGAAATGTTGCTTTCTTCGTTTTCATGGTTGCGTTATATGTTCTCTAAAGAAAGATCGAATCTTTTGTCTTCTGTGATTGCAAATATTTGCAGAGTTTCCAGTTATATTTTCATGATTTTGTACATGCTTCTGGTTGTCCTCTAAAGGAAGATTGGATCTTTTTTGTTCTTGGAAATATTTGCAGAGCTTCCTGTTGTTGGACCCGGTTCCTCCCCTGGTCTGGTCAATTTCTGCTTCCGTGATCATGCCGGGAATCCCAAGGGATGGAATCGTTGTGAACGAGGCTTCTCATGAGTTGAATTCTTCTAACGTCAAAGAGAATTTGTCCACCCAAAAATCTCCGGATGCTTCTCCGAGCCGAAAGACTGCTCCAGGTGAGGCTGTCAATGTGCCCGTTGAGACTTCTAATGAGCCGTCAATTGAGCAActttatgataatgtatgtgagATGGAAAGCTCTAGTGACGGGTCACGGTCCCGGCACAGCTTTGGTTCTGATGGAGAGGAGTCGAGGATTGATTCGGAGCTGCGCCATCTAGTAGGTGCAGAGATGGAAGCTATCCGAGtgatagaagaagaggaggatggcACCAATGTGGGAGAAGAAATACAAAATGGTTCTGATGGTAAGAAACAAGAGGATACCGAGAAGGTTCATTCTCCAAATGTGTCCTCTGGATCATCTAAGCAGTCGAGAAGGCCTATGCAGTTACAGTTGGAAACCAGTATATCTGTGAAATCTGACACAAAGAATGGAAGATCCCCTGACAAAGATAATGAGAATGAAGTGACGGCTAATGTTGGAGTTGGCCGtgcaaagaaaataaataatcgtTCGAGGGGAGATGCAAAGTCGCATAATGGAACCGCGGACCCATCTGACACAGGTTTAGACAACCCTGATCTAGGGCCTTTCCTCCTTAAGCATGCAAGAGATTTAATTGCTTCTGACAACCCAAGAAGAGCCCTGAGGTATGCCCTCCGAGCAGCCAGGGCATTTGAGAAATGTGCTGGTCAGAAGCCAAACTTGGACTTGGTCATGAGCTTGCATGTTATAGCAGCAATCTATTGCAAGTTAGGAAAGTTTGGGGAGGCTGTTCCTGTTCTTCAAAAGTCTATTGAAATTCCAGTCCTTGAAGAAGGCCAAGAGCATgcccttgctaaattttctggttaTATGCAACTGGGTGACATTCATGCCATGCTGGGTCGGCTAGAGAGTTCGATACAATGCTACACCACGGGGCTACAAATTCAGAAGCAGACATTGGGAGATATGGATCCTCGGGTTGGTGAAACTTGCCGTTATTTGGCTGAAGCTCATATTCAAGCACTGCAATTTGATGAGGCAGAGAAGTTGTGCCAGATGGCTCTCGACATCCATAGTGAAGGCGGCGAAGCAGCCTCTCTAGAAGAAACAGCAGATAGGAGACTTATGGGTCTCATCTGTGTTACCAAGGGCAACCGTGAAGTGGCTCTTGAGCATCTAGTGTCAGCAAGCGTGGCTATGGTAGCTAATGGCCAGGAAACAGAGGTGGCTTCGGTCGACTGCAGCATAGGAGATATCTATCTCTCACTGGGTCGATATGATGAAGCTGTCTTTGCATATCAGAAAGCACTGGACGTCTTTAAAACCACAAAAGGAGCTAACCACACCACTATTGCCTCTGTCTTTGTGCGACTTGCTGATCTGTACAATAAAATAGGAAAGTTTAAGGAATCTAAGTCTTACTGTGAAAATGCTCTCCGCATTTATGGAAAGCCTATTCCAGGGACCTCTTCAGAGGAGATTGCTGCTGGACTGACGGATGTGTCTGCCATATATGAGTCAATGAATGAGCATGAGCAGGCACTCAAGTT of the Musa acuminata AAA Group cultivar baxijiao chromosome BXJ2-10, Cavendish_Baxijiao_AAA, whole genome shotgun sequence genome contains:
- the LOC135625116 gene encoding protein KINESIN LIGHT CHAIN-RELATED 2-like; translated protein: MPGIPRDGIVVNEASHELNSSNVKENLSTQKSPDASPSRKTAPGEAVNVPVETSNEPSIEQLYDNVCEMESSSDGSRSRHSFGSDGEESRIDSELRHLVGAEMEAIRVIEEEEDGTNVGEEIQNGSDGKKQEDTEKVHSPNVSSGSSKQSRRPMQLQLETSISVKSDTKNGRSPDKDNENEVTANVGVGRAKKINNRSRGDAKSHNGTADPSDTGLDNPDLGPFLLKHARDLIASDNPRRALRYALRAARAFEKCAGQKPNLDLVMSLHVIAAIYCKLGKFGEAVPVLQKSIEIPVLEEGQEHALAKFSGYMQLGDIHAMLGRLESSIQCYTTGLQIQKQTLGDMDPRVGETCRYLAEAHIQALQFDEAEKLCQMALDIHSEGGEAASLEETADRRLMGLICVTKGNREVALEHLVSASVAMVANGQETEVASVDCSIGDIYLSLGRYDEAVFAYQKALDVFKTTKGANHTTIASVFVRLADLYNKIGKFKESKSYCENALRIYGKPIPGTSSEEIAAGLTDVSAIYESMNEHEQALKLLQKALKMYNSSSGQQSTIAGIEAQIGVLYYILGNYGESYASFKSAIAKFRACGEKKSAFFGIALNQMGLACVQRYALNEASELFEEAKSILEQVCGPYHSETLGVYGNLAGTYDAMGRLDEAIEILEYIVGLREEKLGTANPDVDDEKRRLAELLKEAGRVRNRKARSLETLLDTNPRVVKKDATLHEA